One Bacteroidota bacterium genomic window carries:
- a CDS encoding gliding motility-associated C-terminal domain-containing protein codes for MGVDLTYECINACTIRVHLRAYRDCTGSNSISNAITFTSQTPGCGQPSPVTGWSPQATQEVTPLCPGASTRCTTPGATINGVQEFYWFRDYNICNVPNCIFTISWSGCCRNPAITSLSNAGSQSITTNATTLNTNIVPCNSSPQFVNPPVPYICAGQPYTFNQGAFDPEGDSLVYSLGPCYNSGTTQVTYAPGYSLAAPLGPSWNITINSATGDIVVTPTPGNVVVGVFCVYVQEYRNGVLINTIVRDIQMTVLNCPANNLPTVNNPTNISGGSANGFTITTCVNSNLCFNLQTADPNNTQVVTTWWSMNIPGATFTQLGNPSVTDTIVGTAGNPPTAVFCWTPTATGTYTFLMTTTDDACPIIGSNQFTVQIIVGNLEGTANIFNNGCGTVTLCADSLTGIAPFQFSWTGGGNIGNNPQAQDSCVTHTYPATGTYDWILTITDANGCNGADTGQVSVFVGVYPDAGPDVDFCSGGSASLGGTPVSNYTYSWSPTTGLSNPTASQTTVTLTNSTLLPQTYTYLQTATDNQTSCSSIDTVIVTVWPPMNVTTSSVITSCFGGNDGSATVNITGGMSPYSYFWNGAANNQTTPTATNLAAGTYSVGIVDSAGCTASTTVQVSQPSQVSVIAGAFPASCFGGNDGRVTANASGGTGPYTYQWQPINQSGPNIFNLSAGAYQVIATDANGCTATASATITQPSQLTAVVTSTPTSCALNIPNGTAGVTAAGGTPGYIYLWSDLNAQTTSLATGLDAGTYTVTVTDANGCSVVNTTTVGNIPPPTVTVGPDVSFCEGEGGTGIQAFAASGTPGYWYTWWCASGNCGLSNINSPNPNANPTTTQYYYVQVTDTNGCLSNIDSLLVTVLPKPIVDAGPDLWLCGDSAPCQILTPTISGATGPYTFNWFQAAGLNSTTIMNPCARPDTTTAYTLVVTAGNGCTSDYTTTDTLSTVVVHVNPIPVADAGPDRDICEGDSVELEGMGFGAGPAYSYEWSPGTGLSTVTDPNPMAGPPITTTYTLVVFSNNCPSYGDQVVVNVHTNPTVDAGPDREMCLGEDVMLDAQAGGDSTATYSYLWTPDVNISSQTVEDPTVNPIMTTTYYVQAITNYGCESPMDSVLVSLLSTPIADAGDNITICYGNEAQLNGSYAFTTTDPASPNDIFFDWTPGGTLSSTTILDPIAHPLNSGYYHLTVYTGLCRTEDSVFVTVIPEIAMQLEADTATVCDGTPSTLTVTSALTGVTYNWSPSTGLSSTTGEVVVATPGSTTTYTVFGSVGGCADTASVTISVLPMPDMGYLSSRDHGCAPHAMSFTQATGNAVAYTWNFGDGSPVSNLPTPSHIYEAPGTYNVTLTAAAPGGCEASISTINVVVAEPPVAAFTSDPWCPVQLSLPNTQVNFINESQNGVSYNWDFSDGFTSQELNPTHSFTGIGEFMVTLTVTNAEGCVSEVVHGPYMIVTPDLFIPNVFSPNDDGINDIFQVNYTGSQPFTVQIFDRWGVKVYESLNKVQGWNGKTLDDQDANDGVYFYLVKIADKEYNGPVTLVR; via the coding sequence ATGGGAGTTGACTTGACTTACGAATGTATCAACGCATGTACCATACGAGTACACTTGCGTGCCTACCGGGACTGCACCGGCTCCAATTCGATTTCCAATGCAATCACTTTCACGTCCCAGACACCGGGTTGCGGGCAACCGTCCCCAGTAACGGGCTGGTCCCCACAGGCAACACAGGAGGTGACTCCGTTGTGCCCCGGTGCGAGCACGCGCTGCACCACACCTGGCGCTACGATCAATGGTGTGCAGGAGTTTTATTGGTTTCGAGACTATAACATTTGCAACGTCCCCAACTGTATTTTCACGATTTCGTGGTCGGGATGTTGCCGAAACCCTGCCATTACTTCCTTGAGCAATGCTGGCAGCCAGAGTATCACAACAAATGCTACTACCCTCAATACCAACATTGTTCCTTGCAATAGCTCGCCACAATTTGTCAATCCACCTGTTCCTTATATCTGCGCAGGACAGCCCTACACCTTTAACCAAGGTGCATTTGACCCAGAAGGCGACTCCTTGGTTTATTCGCTAGGACCGTGCTACAACTCCGGTACCACACAAGTCACTTACGCGCCCGGTTATTCGCTTGCAGCACCGCTCGGGCCATCTTGGAATATCACGATCAACTCCGCCACGGGTGACATCGTTGTGACGCCGACTCCAGGAAACGTGGTCGTGGGTGTGTTTTGCGTTTACGTGCAGGAATATCGCAACGGCGTGTTGATCAATACGATTGTCCGCGATATTCAAATGACGGTTTTGAATTGCCCGGCCAACAATTTGCCGACGGTCAACAACCCGACCAACATCAGCGGCGGATCTGCCAACGGCTTTACGATCACCACATGTGTCAATAGCAACCTCTGCTTCAACTTGCAGACTGCCGACCCCAACAACACGCAGGTCGTCACGACTTGGTGGAGCATGAATATCCCCGGTGCAACCTTCACGCAGTTGGGTAATCCTAGTGTAACGGATACGATTGTCGGAACGGCCGGCAACCCGCCAACAGCGGTATTCTGCTGGACACCTACAGCGACGGGCACTTATACATTTTTGATGACGACCACCGATGATGCCTGCCCGATCATTGGGTCGAATCAGTTCACGGTCCAAATCATCGTGGGCAACCTTGAAGGCACAGCCAATATTTTCAACAACGGTTGTGGGACAGTAACGTTATGCGCGGATTCACTTACGGGCATAGCCCCGTTCCAGTTTTCATGGACTGGCGGTGGAAACATCGGCAATAACCCGCAGGCACAAGACTCCTGTGTGACCCACACCTATCCGGCGACGGGCACTTACGATTGGATTTTGACGATCACAGATGCCAATGGTTGCAACGGTGCAGACACCGGGCAAGTATCTGTTTTTGTGGGTGTTTACCCTGATGCCGGTCCCGATGTTGATTTCTGCAGCGGCGGTTCGGCTTCTTTGGGAGGAACGCCTGTTTCCAACTACACTTATTCTTGGTCGCCGACGACCGGCTTGTCCAATCCTACCGCCTCGCAGACGACGGTGACGTTGACGAATTCCACCTTACTTCCGCAGACATATACTTATCTCCAAACGGCGACAGACAACCAAACAAGTTGTTCGTCGATCGATACGGTGATTGTAACGGTTTGGCCACCGATGAACGTGACTACCTCTTCTGTGATTACCAGCTGTTTTGGCGGAAACGACGGTTCAGCGACGGTGAATATCACCGGCGGGATGTCTCCTTACAGTTATTTCTGGAACGGTGCTGCCAACAATCAGACGACGCCAACGGCGACCAACCTCGCCGCGGGCACGTATTCGGTTGGCATCGTGGACAGTGCCGGATGTACAGCCTCCACGACGGTGCAAGTTTCGCAGCCATCACAAGTATCGGTGATCGCTGGCGCATTCCCTGCGAGCTGCTTTGGCGGCAACGACGGACGTGTAACTGCGAATGCTTCCGGCGGAACGGGACCTTATACCTACCAATGGCAGCCGATTAACCAGTCTGGCCCCAATATTTTCAACCTCTCGGCAGGCGCCTATCAGGTGATCGCTACGGATGCAAATGGTTGTACAGCAACTGCTTCGGCCACGATCACACAGCCATCTCAATTGACTGCTGTCGTCACCAGTACGCCAACATCCTGTGCGCTGAATATTCCAAACGGTACGGCAGGCGTCACAGCTGCGGGCGGTACCCCAGGTTATATCTATTTGTGGAGCGACTTGAACGCGCAGACCACTTCGCTTGCAACCGGTTTGGATGCTGGAACCTATACCGTGACCGTGACGGACGCAAACGGCTGCTCCGTCGTCAATACAACGACAGTCGGAAATATTCCGCCACCTACGGTCACCGTCGGCCCTGATGTTTCCTTCTGCGAAGGTGAAGGCGGCACTGGCATTCAGGCATTTGCAGCAAGCGGCACGCCGGGCTATTGGTACACATGGTGGTGTGCCTCTGGCAACTGCGGTCTTTCAAATATCAATTCGCCCAACCCAAATGCCAATCCGACGACGACACAGTATTATTATGTGCAAGTCACGGATACCAATGGTTGCTTGAGCAATATCGATTCTCTCTTGGTGACCGTTCTTCCAAAGCCAATTGTGGATGCTGGGCCTGATTTGTGGCTCTGCGGGGATTCTGCTCCTTGCCAGATCTTGACACCGACGATTTCTGGTGCCACCGGTCCCTATACATTTAACTGGTTCCAAGCTGCCGGACTGAACAGCACGACGATCATGAATCCATGCGCCCGTCCTGATACGACCACGGCTTATACACTTGTCGTGACAGCTGGCAATGGATGTACAAGTGACTATACCACCACCGATACATTGTCTACGGTTGTCGTTCATGTGAATCCAATTCCAGTGGCAGATGCCGGTCCTGACAGAGACATCTGCGAGGGTGATTCCGTCGAGCTTGAAGGCATGGGTTTTGGCGCGGGCCCTGCCTATTCCTACGAATGGTCACCTGGCACAGGGCTTTCTACCGTTACGGATCCCAATCCAATGGCGGGACCTCCGATTACAACCACCTATACGTTGGTTGTATTCAGCAACAATTGCCCGAGTTATGGAGATCAAGTGGTGGTCAATGTCCACACCAATCCGACGGTCGATGCAGGCCCTGACAGGGAAATGTGTTTGGGAGAGGATGTGATGTTGGATGCGCAAGCAGGTGGAGACTCTACTGCCACATACAGCTATCTCTGGACGCCTGATGTCAATATCTCCAGCCAGACGGTTGAGGATCCAACTGTAAATCCGATCATGACCACCACCTATTATGTCCAAGCGATCACCAACTATGGTTGCGAAAGTCCAATGGATAGCGTTCTGGTCAGTTTACTTTCGACGCCGATCGCAGATGCAGGGGACAACATCACGATTTGCTATGGTAATGAAGCACAACTGAATGGCAGCTATGCATTTACAACCACCGATCCTGCCAGCCCCAATGACATCTTCTTTGACTGGACACCGGGTGGCACTTTGAGCAGTACGACGATTTTGGATCCGATTGCGCATCCGTTGAACTCTGGCTATTACCATCTGACGGTTTACACGGGCCTTTGCCGGACCGAAGACTCCGTTTTTGTGACGGTAATTCCTGAAATTGCAATGCAACTCGAAGCAGACACCGCAACGGTTTGTGATGGAACCCCATCCACATTGACGGTAACGTCAGCATTGACGGGTGTCACCTACAATTGGTCTCCTAGCACCGGGCTTTCATCTACGACAGGAGAAGTCGTTGTGGCAACTCCGGGCAGCACCACCACTTACACCGTCTTCGGCAGTGTAGGTGGATGCGCAGACACTGCATCGGTGACGATCAGCGTACTGCCAATGCCTGACATGGGTTACTTGAGCTCCCGCGATCATGGTTGCGCACCACATGCGATGAGCTTCACCCAGGCAACCGGAAACGCCGTTGCCTACACATGGAACTTTGGCGACGGTTCGCCAGTGAGTAACCTTCCGACCCCAAGTCACATCTATGAGGCTCCAGGCACTTACAATGTGACCTTGACCGCAGCAGCCCCAGGTGGTTGCGAAGCTTCCATCAGCACGATCAACGTGGTAGTTGCCGAACCTCCGGTTGCCGCGTTCACCTCTGATCCATGGTGCCCCGTTCAGTTGTCGTTGCCCAATACGCAAGTCAATTTCATCAACGAGTCCCAAAATGGCGTCAGCTACAATTGGGATTTCTCCGACGGATTCACCTCTCAGGAGCTGAACCCTACCCATTCCTTCACTGGAATTGGCGAATTCATGGTGACATTGACGGTTACCAACGCTGAAGGATGCGTATCGGAAGTGGTGCATGGCCCGTACATGATTGTCACCCCTGATCTGTTCATTCCTAACGTGTTTAGTCCTAACGATGACGGCATCAACGACATCTTCCAAGTGAATTATACAGGTTCACAGCCCTTTACCGTTCAAATTTTTGACCGCTGGGGTGTGAAAGTGTATGAAAGCTTGAACAAAGTTCAGGGCTGGAATGGCAAAACCTTGGATGACCAAGATGCGAACGACGGTGTCTATTTTTACTTGGTGAAAATCGCTGACAAAGAGTACAATGGTCCCGTGACCTTGGTACGCTAA
- a CDS encoding GIY-YIG nuclease family protein, translated as MFAIIDIETTGGNTQSDRVTEIAILLHDGTKVVGEFSSLVDPEKRIPYRISSITGITNELVTGAPKFYEIARKIVEMTEGCTLVAHNAKFDYGFIRNEFKSLGFDYKRQVLCTVEMSRSLIPGKKTYRLGPLCQSLGLEVKTFHRALADAQSTVLLFEHLQELAKGRSRDLSEASQLSRMNPDANLKKDQIDRLPNETGVYYFYDERNQLIYVGKSVDIRSRVLNHFANNTNNKAVEMKAQIAHIRYAVTGSELVALLKESDEIKRFKPIFNRAQRRSRFNVGLFANRDPAGYLTFRTEHIRKGGQEPVSAFSSVAEARGYLERMLDELQLCQRHLGLQKVKGPCFSFAIHKCKGACIGHEEPDSYNERAQMVVDRLKYSGENMLIVDRGRHEAERSLVLVENGRYAGYGFVESEFVESEVASLRACVQQFPDNKDVRQIINLYLRQGKAEKVVVFQ; from the coding sequence ATGTTTGCCATTATCGACATAGAGACAACGGGCGGCAATACGCAAAGTGACCGTGTCACGGAAATCGCCATTCTCCTTCATGATGGCACCAAGGTAGTAGGAGAGTTTTCCTCCTTGGTCGATCCGGAAAAACGCATTCCCTACCGCATTTCATCGATTACGGGCATCACAAACGAACTTGTTACAGGCGCGCCGAAATTCTACGAAATCGCCCGCAAGATCGTGGAAATGACCGAAGGTTGCACCTTGGTGGCCCACAATGCAAAATTCGACTACGGATTTATTCGCAACGAATTCAAGTCATTGGGGTTTGATTACAAGCGGCAGGTGCTTTGCACAGTGGAAATGAGCCGAAGTTTGATTCCTGGAAAGAAGACCTACCGTTTAGGACCGCTTTGTCAGTCTTTGGGATTGGAAGTCAAGACTTTTCATCGCGCCTTGGCGGATGCGCAATCGACGGTGTTGCTGTTTGAGCATCTTCAAGAGTTGGCAAAGGGCCGATCCCGCGACCTTTCGGAGGCATCCCAATTGAGCAGGATGAACCCCGATGCCAACCTTAAAAAGGATCAAATCGACCGGCTACCCAACGAGACTGGCGTTTATTACTTCTATGACGAGCGCAATCAGTTGATCTACGTTGGAAAAAGCGTAGACATACGCAGCCGGGTTTTGAATCATTTCGCCAACAATACCAACAACAAAGCTGTTGAAATGAAGGCCCAAATCGCCCATATCCGCTACGCGGTGACCGGCAGCGAATTGGTGGCATTGCTGAAGGAATCCGACGAAATCAAGCGATTCAAGCCGATTTTCAACCGCGCACAAAGGCGTTCCCGCTTTAATGTCGGGCTGTTTGCCAACAGGGATCCTGCAGGTTACCTGACCTTTCGCACGGAACATATCCGCAAGGGCGGGCAGGAGCCGGTGAGCGCGTTTTCTTCGGTCGCAGAAGCACGCGGTTATTTGGAACGGATGTTGGACGAGTTGCAGCTTTGTCAACGGCATTTAGGCTTGCAGAAAGTGAAGGGGCCCTGTTTTTCATTTGCCATACATAAATGTAAAGGCGCTTGCATTGGTCATGAGGAGCCGGATTCCTACAACGAGCGCGCGCAGATGGTGGTTGATCGCTTGAAGTATTCTGGAGAAAACATGCTGATCGTTGACCGAGGCCGGCACGAAGCGGAAAGGTCTTTGGTGCTTGTGGAAAACGGTCGGTACGCAGGCTACGGTTTTGTCGAATCTGAATTTGTGGAGAGTGAGGTAGCGTCACTTCGGGCATGCGTGCAGCAGTTTCCAGACAACAAAGATGTCAGGCAAATCATCAACCTTTACCTCCGACAGGGAAAAGCCGAAAAGGTGGTCGTTTTTCAGTGA
- a CDS encoding Rrf2 family transcriptional regulator, which yields MISKKTKYGLKAMANLARRGQGVQVVISEIASDENIPRKFLEAILLDLKNQGLLGSRLGKGGGYYLLRDPATISVAAIYRILEGPIAMLPCVSLNYYERCADCPEEEACSLKRVMIEVRDSTLSVLENRSIADLV from the coding sequence ATGATTTCGAAAAAGACGAAATATGGACTCAAAGCGATGGCCAATCTTGCCCGCAGGGGCCAAGGTGTACAGGTGGTGATTTCAGAAATCGCGTCGGATGAAAACATCCCGCGGAAGTTTTTGGAGGCAATTTTATTGGATCTCAAAAATCAGGGTCTACTGGGATCTCGGCTCGGGAAGGGTGGGGGATACTACTTGTTGCGGGACCCAGCAACCATCAGCGTAGCTGCAATTTACCGTATTCTCGAAGGTCCGATCGCTATGCTTCCTTGTGTGAGCCTGAACTATTACGAAAGATGTGCAGATTGCCCCGAGGAGGAAGCATGCTCGCTCAAGCGCGTCATGATCGAGGTGCGTGACAGCACACTCAGTGTTTTGGAAAACCGCAGTATCGCTGATTTGGTCTAG
- a CDS encoding phosphotransferase yields the protein MENAADSQLPALQALNALFSEWTGHLPMHVQAIPLAGSDRRYYRLSDAQRSAIGVYSKDLAENKAFLSFSKHFKLAKVPVPEIYAQNLEGTTYLQQDLGDVSLLQKLDSLRRHSASDEFPIAAIHLYQRSLEELARMQIIGGQGLDYSLCVPRQDFDLQSIRWDLSYFKYYFLRAVKVPHDEQSLEDDFDRLAHWLLETDCSHFMFRDFQARNIMLLNEEPYFIDYQGGRRGAMQYDVASLLYQAKADLPETLRESLLDHYIAAAQQYSNIDPVRFKAHYRGYVLIRTLQVLGSYGFRGFFERRPHFLDSIPYALDNVRTLLASDSLPIALPTLWQALRDAVASDVLLGISRKPTTVKPLTVRIKSFSYKAGLPTDPSENGGGFVFDCRAVHNPGRIDAYKSLTGRDKPVIDYLEALPEAHAFFRDAAALVEASVRRYLERGFTDLMVSFGCTGGQHRSVYFADRLAKEIGSRFPVQIEVEHVQQEKKQWKN from the coding sequence ATGGAAAATGCAGCCGATTCGCAGCTACCTGCCCTGCAGGCCCTCAATGCGTTGTTTTCAGAATGGACGGGGCACTTGCCGATGCATGTGCAGGCCATTCCGCTTGCAGGTTCAGACCGCCGCTATTACCGGCTCAGTGATGCCCAGCGATCTGCCATCGGCGTTTACAGCAAGGATTTGGCTGAAAACAAGGCCTTTCTGAGCTTTTCAAAGCATTTCAAGTTGGCAAAGGTCCCCGTTCCGGAGATTTATGCGCAAAATCTGGAAGGAACCACCTACTTGCAGCAGGACCTCGGCGACGTGAGCTTGCTGCAGAAATTGGACAGCCTCCGTCGGCATTCGGCGTCCGACGAATTCCCAATTGCCGCCATCCACCTGTACCAAAGATCACTCGAGGAACTCGCAAGGATGCAAATCATTGGAGGACAAGGGCTTGATTATTCGCTTTGTGTGCCACGGCAGGATTTTGACCTGCAGAGCATCCGCTGGGACCTGAGCTATTTCAAATACTACTTCCTGCGGGCCGTGAAGGTGCCCCATGATGAGCAGTCCTTGGAGGACGATTTTGACCGGCTTGCGCATTGGTTGCTGGAGACGGACTGCAGCCATTTTATGTTCCGGGATTTTCAGGCGCGGAACATTATGCTGCTCAATGAAGAACCCTATTTCATTGACTACCAAGGCGGACGACGTGGAGCGATGCAATATGACGTTGCGTCCCTGTTGTACCAAGCCAAGGCCGACCTTCCGGAAACGTTGCGGGAAAGTTTGTTGGATCATTATATCGCTGCGGCGCAACAATACTCCAACATCGACCCCGTGCGCTTCAAAGCCCATTACCGCGGGTACGTCCTGATTCGCACCCTGCAAGTTTTGGGCTCCTATGGCTTCCGCGGATTTTTTGAGCGGAGACCACACTTTTTGGACAGCATCCCCTACGCCTTGGACAATGTGCGCACCTTGTTGGCCTCCGATTCCCTGCCGATTGCCTTACCGACGCTTTGGCAAGCCTTGCGCGATGCGGTAGCTTCGGATGTGCTCTTGGGAATCAGCAGGAAACCGACCACTGTCAAACCCTTGACCGTCAGGATCAAAAGCTTTTCCTACAAGGCGGGTTTACCGACGGATCCTAGCGAAAATGGCGGCGGCTTTGTATTTGACTGCCGGGCGGTGCACAATCCGGGCCGAATCGATGCCTACAAGTCCCTGACAGGCAGGGACAAACCTGTGATCGACTACTTGGAGGCGCTACCGGAGGCGCATGCCTTCTTCCGCGACGCGGCCGCGCTCGTGGAGGCGTCTGTGAGGCGTTACCTTGAGCGCGGATTTACAGATTTGATGGTTTCCTTCGGATGTACCGGCGGGCAACACCGTTCCGTTTATTTTGCAGACCGCCTCGCAAAGGAAATCGGCAGCCGATTCCCCGTTCAAATCGAGGTCGAACACGTGCAGCAGGAGAAAAAGCAATGGAAAAACTGA
- a CDS encoding nucleotidyltransferase family protein: MRAMIFAAGLGTRLRPLTNDRPKALVEVGGIPLLDIQIRRLQAYGFEEVTVNIHHFADMMERHLASQDYGLKVNISDERDLLLDTGGGLKKAAGFFPGEDPVFICNVDVLSNLNPLAIIELHQKSGALATLVMRDRPSDRYLVFDEEMHLCGWENRRTGETKGTIPTNGKALAFSGQQVISPRLLQNMRQNGVFSIIDTYLDLASSGQIQGYLDGSSVWMDVGKPQELAEGVNLLPLILP, translated from the coding sequence CTGAGAGCGATGATTTTCGCCGCCGGATTGGGCACACGCCTGCGTCCGCTTACCAACGACCGCCCCAAAGCCCTGGTGGAAGTGGGTGGAATTCCCCTGTTGGACATTCAAATTCGGCGGCTACAAGCTTATGGATTTGAGGAGGTTACCGTGAACATCCACCACTTTGCAGACATGATGGAGCGACACCTTGCAAGTCAGGACTACGGACTGAAGGTCAATATCTCCGACGAAAGGGATTTATTGCTCGATACCGGTGGCGGATTAAAAAAGGCGGCAGGATTTTTTCCTGGTGAAGATCCGGTTTTCATCTGCAACGTGGACGTCTTGAGCAATCTGAATCCATTGGCAATCATTGAATTGCATCAAAAAAGCGGCGCCTTGGCAACCTTGGTCATGCGCGACCGCCCGAGTGACCGCTACCTTGTTTTTGACGAAGAAATGCATCTCTGCGGTTGGGAAAACCGTCGCACAGGCGAAACCAAAGGTACGATTCCCACGAATGGAAAAGCGCTGGCATTCAGTGGTCAACAGGTGATCAGTCCGCGGCTGCTGCAAAACATGCGGCAAAACGGCGTTTTCTCGATCATCGACACCTATTTAGACCTTGCTTCGTCAGGTCAAATCCAAGGGTACCTCGACGGCAGCAGCGTTTGGATGGATGTCGGCAAACCGCAGGAACTCGCCGAGGGCGTGAATTTGCTGCCACTTATTCTTCCTTGA
- a CDS encoding Crp/Fnr family transcriptional regulator, whose translation MEKKNGSSDEVLFSNFLGCLSDTEKKLVEQNATIIELDKHEAIYKEGADSDRIYFVKRGRVKIVTNGEDDKEVLKSLVLEGELLGEGSIFGEKHRADTAVAMDEGVTLLEMRGSIARELLRTNPELSFKVTGQIAQKLRSAEKRLEALTFKNSRTRIIEFLKDTAHRQGRKIGFETLLHPFLTHQDIGNLTTTSRQTVSSVLNELKGDNKIYYDRHRLLIRDLSVL comes from the coding sequence ATGGAAAAGAAAAACGGGTCTTCTGATGAAGTTTTGTTTTCCAACTTCCTCGGCTGTCTCAGCGACACCGAAAAGAAGCTGGTCGAGCAAAACGCTACCATCATTGAACTGGACAAACACGAGGCGATTTACAAGGAGGGTGCCGACAGTGATCGCATCTATTTTGTGAAACGCGGCCGTGTCAAAATCGTCACCAACGGCGAAGACGACAAAGAAGTACTCAAAAGCCTTGTTTTGGAAGGCGAATTGCTCGGTGAAGGTTCCATCTTTGGCGAAAAGCACCGTGCAGACACGGCCGTCGCCATGGACGAAGGTGTGACCCTCCTCGAAATGCGTGGCAGCATCGCACGTGAACTGCTCCGCACCAATCCGGAATTGAGTTTCAAAGTCACGGGTCAGATTGCACAGAAGTTGCGTTCGGCAGAGAAGCGACTGGAAGCTTTGACCTTCAAAAACAGCCGTACCCGCATCATTGAGTTCCTGAAGGACACTGCACATCGTCAAGGCCGCAAAATTGGCTTCGAGACCCTGCTGCACCCCTTCCTGACGCATCAGGACATCGGAAATTTGACCACCACCTCCCGCCAAACGGTGAGCTCCGTGCTCAACGAATTGAAGGGCGACAATAAGATTTATTATGACCGTCACCGTCTCCTCATCCGGGACCTGTCGGTACTGTAA
- a CDS encoding T9SS type A sorting domain-containing protein — protein sequence MNLLKTLFNTCFCLLIVVLSCENGIGQNWHPFPANSISIYWFQYQPGDPDTLFFAARIDSTVAEGNDSAAYLYRLDRPGYFNEMAVDCNGDPVYFDPVVYRLNVDHYLGRKMLRANDGVCRFVSSVGDTFRLRTFAGMGASWTWSPGVTATVTNVAAATVLGVPDSIKTISLTNGKEIILSREHGFVKTYSFLPFAEQMGQFADIDFHLWGIPGQNLGRDLPHTAEIHDFQAGDQICKYGDLRENSSHTYEWTTVNYTGSIPCIFPTYSSTVERYREIRPYPGMMTPYYYPTTAMTPPCTATSATDSLLELLPYEHNPYLSPLQYEQWIQTGYQTESAVHNRISCNLTALDNLDTCGQTVFLFESKWTKKMTAGLGELEYRYVFTNEIDDWRHIYAYEKGLEGYGTCEDLHALTAEEPNSGIVKVHPNPASQFVQIELPPSIEWSAVGFEILDLAGKQLLKIPGSPQLIDVSTIPNGMYALKITVEGRVFGTQRIIVQR from the coding sequence ATGAACCTTTTAAAAACCTTATTCAATACTTGCTTTTGCTTGCTGATCGTTGTTTTGAGTTGTGAAAATGGAATAGGGCAGAATTGGCATCCGTTTCCGGCAAATTCCATCAGCATTTACTGGTTTCAATATCAACCCGGCGATCCCGACACGCTGTTTTTTGCTGCGCGAATTGATTCGACCGTTGCTGAGGGGAATGACAGCGCTGCCTATCTGTACCGGCTCGACCGGCCGGGATATTTCAATGAAATGGCGGTGGATTGCAACGGTGATCCCGTGTACTTCGATCCAGTTGTGTACCGGCTGAATGTCGATCACTACCTTGGCCGCAAGATGCTGCGTGCCAATGATGGTGTCTGCCGTTTTGTTTCTTCGGTGGGTGATACTTTTAGGTTGAGGACATTCGCCGGGATGGGCGCTTCCTGGACTTGGTCCCCCGGCGTCACGGCTACTGTGACTAACGTCGCCGCGGCCACGGTCTTGGGGGTACCCGATTCGATCAAGACGATTTCGCTGACCAATGGAAAGGAAATCATCTTGAGTCGGGAACATGGCTTTGTCAAAACCTATTCCTTTCTTCCGTTTGCCGAGCAGATGGGCCAATTCGCGGACATCGACTTCCATCTTTGGGGCATTCCGGGGCAAAATCTCGGCCGAGACCTGCCGCATACCGCGGAAATCCATGATTTTCAGGCGGGGGATCAAATCTGCAAATACGGTGACCTCCGCGAAAACAGCAGTCATACCTACGAATGGACGACGGTCAATTACACGGGCAGCATTCCCTGCATTTTTCCGACTTATTCTTCCACTGTGGAACGCTACCGCGAAATCCGTCCCTACCCGGGCATGATGACGCCATATTATTACCCAACGACGGCGATGACTCCGCCTTGCACGGCCACAAGCGCAACAGATTCACTGCTGGAACTCCTTCCTTATGAGCACAATCCCTATTTGAGCCCACTCCAATACGAACAATGGATCCAAACGGGATACCAAACCGAAAGCGCGGTCCATAACCGGATTTCGTGTAATCTGACGGCCTTGGACAATCTGGACACCTGCGGGCAAACAGTCTTTTTGTTCGAATCGAAATGGACCAAGAAAATGACCGCAGGCCTCGGCGAATTGGAATACCGCTATGTCTTCACGAATGAAATCGACGACTGGAGACACATTTATGCCTACGAAAAAGGCCTTGAAGGCTATGGCACCTGCGAAGACCTTCACGCCCTTACTGCCGAAGAACCCAATTCTGGCATAGTCAAAGTTCACCCCAATCCAGCTTCGCAATTCGTTCAAATTGAGTTGCCTCCGTCCATCGAATGGTCGGCGGTGGGTTTTGAAATTCTGGATCTCGCGGGCAAGCAACTTCTGAAAATTCCCGGCAGCCCTCAGCTCATCGACGTAAGCACCATCCCCAACGGAATGTATGCCCTGAAAATTACCGTGGAGGGCCGCGTATTCGGGACGCAGCGAATTATTGTACAGCGGTAA